A portion of the Oxynema aestuarii AP17 genome contains these proteins:
- a CDS encoding hybrid sensor histidine kinase/response regulator, which translates to MGHWPKFGKLTPTKIVAIYALVGSLWILFSDRVIALILQNPEFDRLTQFQTVKGWVYVIVTALLLDRLIRRYATILNRSREQLKRSEERLEAIVETTTSGIVVLDTEGRITLSNQAAAHLLGYPRSATLGGVDERSPQSMQRSTYPTLAEIVPFDRVRETGQPSCAIEYEIHYPDRPPAILSIDTAPLYDGEGRFEGAVVAIADISERKHAEAIARARDLAEARNRAKSEFLAQMSHEIRTPLNGVLGLSQILQREIFGPLNPKQREYINRIKDSGDHLLELINDILDLSKIEAGKAQLQYSAIEVAQLCKYCLKIVQERAYERGLQLTTDIDPQVRTLVGDERRLKQILLNLLSNAVKFTPEGQVSLRVEKTPPGLRITVADTGIGIAPEDLPLVFEPFHQIQNDLNAKTQGTGLGLALSRDLARLHGGDLDAESTPGQGSRFHLYLPDLPSGYLPPEPSEEADRVDLTTDLSRRTGRVAIVEPDRSTEILLRDYLQALGCEIEIVTDSDRLFEESAEIVPDLILLDVSWSNFSRRQQWLSQLRDRAAWQGIPAIAIAAMAMAGDRDRVLEAGATDYLTKPIQLEQLDRLLLQYLPGAGR; encoded by the coding sequence ATGGGACATTGGCCGAAGTTCGGTAAACTCACCCCGACCAAGATTGTCGCGATTTATGCCTTGGTCGGTTCTTTATGGATTCTCTTTTCCGACCGTGTAATTGCCTTAATCTTGCAAAATCCCGAGTTCGATCGCCTCACCCAGTTTCAAACGGTGAAAGGCTGGGTTTACGTGATCGTCACGGCCCTGTTGCTCGATCGCCTGATTCGCCGTTATGCCACGATCCTCAACCGTTCTCGCGAGCAACTCAAGCGCAGCGAAGAACGCCTCGAAGCGATTGTCGAAACGACGACGAGCGGGATTGTCGTTCTCGACACCGAAGGACGCATCACCCTCTCCAACCAGGCGGCAGCCCATTTGCTCGGTTATCCTCGCAGCGCCACCCTCGGCGGTGTGGACGAGCGATCGCCCCAATCGATGCAGAGGTCTACTTATCCCACTCTCGCGGAAATCGTCCCGTTCGATCGCGTTCGCGAGACGGGTCAACCCTCTTGTGCGATCGAATATGAGATCCACTATCCCGATCGCCCCCCGGCGATTCTCTCTATCGATACCGCGCCTTTATACGACGGGGAGGGACGCTTTGAAGGGGCGGTGGTGGCGATCGCCGATATTAGCGAACGCAAGCACGCGGAGGCGATCGCGCGCGCCCGCGATTTGGCGGAAGCTCGCAACCGCGCCAAGAGCGAATTTCTCGCCCAAATGAGCCACGAAATCCGCACCCCCCTCAATGGCGTTCTCGGCTTGTCTCAAATCTTGCAGCGCGAAATTTTCGGGCCGCTCAATCCCAAACAACGGGAATATATCAATCGCATTAAAGACAGTGGCGACCATCTCTTAGAACTGATTAACGACATCCTCGACTTATCCAAAATTGAAGCGGGCAAAGCACAATTGCAATACAGCGCGATCGAAGTGGCTCAATTGTGCAAATACTGTTTGAAAATCGTTCAGGAACGGGCTTACGAGCGCGGGCTGCAATTGACCACCGACATCGATCCCCAGGTTCGCACCCTCGTCGGCGACGAGCGCCGCCTCAAGCAAATTTTGCTCAATTTACTCTCGAATGCGGTCAAGTTTACCCCCGAAGGTCAAGTCTCGTTACGGGTGGAAAAAACCCCTCCGGGCCTTCGCATCACTGTCGCCGATACGGGAATTGGCATCGCTCCCGAGGATTTACCCTTGGTGTTCGAGCCGTTCCACCAAATCCAAAATGACTTAAATGCAAAAACCCAGGGAACGGGTCTCGGATTGGCTCTCAGTCGCGATTTAGCCCGCTTGCACGGCGGCGATCTCGATGCGGAGTCCACCCCCGGTCAAGGCAGTCGCTTTCACCTCTACTTACCGGATCTGCCGTCGGGTTATTTGCCGCCGGAACCCAGTGAGGAAGCCGATCGCGTCGATTTGACGACGGACTTGTCCCGGCGGACGGGTCGGGTGGCGATCGTCGAACCGGACCGCTCTACAGAAATACTGTTACGGGATTATTTGCAAGCGTTGGGCTGCGAAATCGAGATCGTTACCGATAGCGATCGCCTGTTCGAGGAGAGTGCCGAGATCGTGCCGGATTTGATTTTGCTAGACGTGAGCTGGTCGAATTTCTCCCGACGCCAGCAGTGGTTGTCTCAGTTGCGCGATCGCGCCGCTTGGCAAGGGATTCCGGCGATCGCGATCGCGGCGATGGCGATGGCGGGCGATCGCGATCGGGTCTTGGAAGCGGGAGCCACGGACTATCTCACCAAACCGATCCAACTCGAACAACTCGATCGCCTCTTGTTGCAATATTTACCCGGCGCGGGTCGTTGA
- a CDS encoding alkaline phosphatase, whose translation MSEKFIAITLGAIACVSGAIALAMAQAIPESLGLRPSSERNSASAKHVILFIGDGMGFEQVKAASLYDRGTPRSLPFQQFPHHGQVTTHSANNSVTDSAAAATAIATGFKVNNNVISMAIPGDGAPLTTVLEYFQARGKSTGIVTTTEMSHATPAAFAAHEPSRSNAVEIVADYFEQSRPHVLFGGGSSGGLSPTLAREAGYRVVGDRAELQQLDTETVERVSGQFGNGHLPYEFDGLGDLPHLQEMTATAIAILDNDPDGFFLIVEGGRIDHAGHANDLQRNVMETLAFADAVRQAVTWAEEHPETLILVSADHETGGLTVVGDRGAGEFPEVTWSTTDHTGTNVPIYGWGVGSESIAGTLDNTDFFSLMTGVEPVRVSQEPRVTLAAIVPFYRPGIFETPGRQLRSKARANLSIAR comes from the coding sequence ATGTCTGAAAAATTTATCGCCATTACCCTCGGCGCGATCGCCTGTGTCTCCGGCGCGATCGCTCTGGCAATGGCTCAAGCCATCCCCGAATCCCTCGGACTTCGGCCAAGCTCCGAGCGGAACTCGGCGTCTGCAAAACACGTCATCCTGTTTATCGGCGATGGGATGGGCTTCGAGCAAGTCAAAGCCGCTTCCCTTTACGATCGCGGCACCCCTCGCTCTCTACCGTTTCAACAGTTTCCCCATCACGGCCAAGTGACGACCCATTCCGCCAACAATTCGGTGACCGATTCGGCGGCAGCCGCCACGGCGATCGCCACCGGATTCAAAGTTAACAACAACGTCATCAGCATGGCCATTCCCGGCGATGGCGCCCCGTTAACGACGGTGTTGGAATATTTCCAAGCCCGGGGCAAAAGTACCGGAATCGTGACGACTACGGAGATGTCTCACGCCACCCCCGCCGCTTTTGCCGCTCACGAACCGAGCCGCTCGAACGCCGTCGAGATTGTCGCCGATTACTTCGAGCAAAGCCGTCCCCACGTGTTATTCGGCGGCGGCAGTTCGGGGGGACTGTCTCCCACCCTGGCCCGCGAAGCAGGCTATCGCGTCGTCGGCGATCGCGCCGAATTACAGCAGTTAGACACGGAAACCGTCGAACGGGTATCCGGTCAGTTCGGCAACGGCCATTTACCCTACGAATTCGACGGCTTGGGCGATTTACCCCACTTGCAAGAAATGACCGCCACGGCGATCGCCATCCTCGACAACGACCCCGACGGTTTCTTCTTAATCGTCGAAGGCGGACGCATCGACCACGCCGGACACGCTAACGACCTCCAACGCAATGTGATGGAGACCTTGGCGTTCGCCGACGCCGTTCGTCAGGCCGTCACTTGGGCCGAGGAGCATCCAGAAACCTTAATTCTGGTCAGTGCGGACCACGAAACTGGAGGCTTGACCGTCGTTGGCGATCGCGGCGCCGGGGAATTTCCCGAAGTCACCTGGTCCACGACCGACCACACCGGGACGAACGTCCCGATTTACGGGTGGGGAGTCGGCAGCGAGTCCATAGCAGGCACCCTTGACAATACGGATTTCTTCTCGCTGATGACTGGGGTCGAACCCGTCCGGGTGTCCCAGGAGCCGAGGGTCACTCTCGCCGCGATCGTGCCTTTCTATCGCCCCGGGATCTTCGAGACCCCCGGGCGTCAGCTTCGATCGAAGGCAAGGGCGAACCTTTCCATAGCACGATAA
- a CDS encoding SAM-dependent methyltransferase: MNSLMGHRSRLPVYFYQTPEWATAELLQRLPLERGDLILDPACGEQSIAKVVKDFSNQIYIFTNDINGDRPADFHFDMTRRESWQAIELCTGGFDWVIGHPPFWADSSDGKKIGKPIVHRFLEIGYQFAKKGVVFLLKKSFTEPVSYRRSWLQAYRQEQFLELRLEPISFNCTCRPDGVACDWYGWKHGHTGGLVPEYIWMLG; encoded by the coding sequence ATGAACTCATTAATGGGCCACAGGTCCCGCCTACCTGTTTATTTTTATCAAACCCCGGAATGGGCGACGGCAGAGCTGTTACAACGCTTGCCTTTAGAACGAGGGGATCTGATTTTAGACCCGGCGTGTGGCGAACAATCTATTGCTAAGGTTGTTAAAGATTTTTCCAACCAAATTTACATTTTTACCAACGATATCAATGGCGATCGCCCGGCGGATTTTCACTTCGATATGACCCGACGGGAATCTTGGCAGGCGATCGAGTTATGCACCGGGGGATTTGATTGGGTGATCGGTCATCCTCCCTTCTGGGCTGATTCCTCTGACGGCAAAAAAATCGGTAAGCCAATCGTACATCGTTTTTTAGAAATCGGCTACCAATTTGCTAAAAAAGGAGTGGTTTTTTTACTGAAAAAATCATTTACCGAACCTGTAAGCTATCGGCGATCTTGGCTCCAGGCTTATCGTCAGGAACAGTTCCTCGAACTGCGCTTGGAACCGATTAGTTTTAATTGCACCTGCCGACCCGATGGCGTCGCTTGCGATTGGTATGGTTGGAAACACGGCCATACAGGTGGTTTGGTGCCGGAATACATCTGGATGCTCGGTTAA
- a CDS encoding acyltransferase family protein: MALKDSAGASQHTGSHGLDALLSLRAIGCLMVLVAHCQPPREFFWVLGYDLSWLFFAGGGIAVRIFFVLSGYLMGKAFYTGRYLLNYRSILEFYRNRLLRIAPLYYFAILFLAIFVYSQSLAIENWGYLLRLLTFTYNHSLPLLFNAPLWTLSTEVQFYLVVPFVFALVQPRLRRLHEITIAAIAVVVFVSIYRWVIWITPLKMNLIAYWYTPLIANLDIFLLGFLVNPLLRCDRVRLGWESWTLKYNFWKSWQSPIAIAPIALLYLWTSFHIYYGELRNLPGHPGGIQTAIAFFLFPTMTAIATAIFIAIVEFDPPMEAGDRPPKSSQLSVQTCLNNPLRIIEVFGHLSYGIYVWHWPILAQITPIFASDLPLESFTRKLIATFLLSTVVAIVTFYLVERPAARWKRYR, from the coding sequence ATGGCTTTGAAAGATTCGGCGGGTGCTTCTCAACATACGGGTTCTCATGGTTTAGATGCACTTTTATCCCTGCGGGCGATCGGCTGTTTGATGGTACTGGTGGCTCACTGTCAGCCGCCGCGAGAGTTTTTCTGGGTGTTGGGTTACGATCTCAGTTGGCTATTTTTTGCAGGGGGTGGAATTGCGGTTCGGATCTTCTTTGTCTTGTCCGGTTATTTGATGGGCAAAGCTTTTTATACGGGTCGCTATTTGCTGAATTATCGTTCAATTCTGGAGTTTTATCGCAATCGACTGTTAAGAATTGCGCCACTGTATTATTTTGCTATCTTGTTTTTGGCGATTTTTGTTTATTCCCAAAGTTTGGCGATCGAAAATTGGGGCTATTTATTGCGCCTTTTAACGTTTACTTACAATCACTCTTTACCGTTATTGTTTAATGCGCCGTTGTGGACCCTTTCCACGGAGGTTCAATTTTATCTAGTCGTCCCGTTTGTTTTTGCGTTAGTCCAGCCGCGATTACGGCGACTGCACGAGATTACGATCGCGGCGATCGCCGTTGTGGTTTTCGTCTCGATTTATCGCTGGGTGATTTGGATAACGCCTTTAAAAATGAATCTGATTGCTTATTGGTATACGCCTTTAATTGCGAATTTAGATATTTTTCTGTTGGGATTTTTAGTCAATCCACTTCTGCGCTGCGATCGCGTGCGCCTGGGTTGGGAGTCGTGGACGCTTAAATATAATTTTTGGAAGTCGTGGCAATCTCCGATCGCGATTGCCCCGATCGCTCTATTGTATTTGTGGACGAGTTTTCACATTTACTATGGAGAATTGCGAAATTTACCCGGTCATCCGGGGGGAATTCAAACGGCGATCGCCTTTTTTCTGTTTCCGACGATGACGGCGATCGCTACTGCTATTTTTATCGCGATCGTCGAGTTCGATCCTCCTATGGAAGCAGGCGATCGTCCGCCAAAGTCTTCTCAACTAAGCGTGCAAACTTGCCTGAATAATCCATTACGAATCATCGAGGTATTCGGTCATTTATCTTACGGAATTTACGTGTGGCATTGGCCGATTTTAGCTCAAATAACGCCGATTTTTGCTTCCGATCTTCCTCTGGAATCTTTTACTAGAAAACTGATCGCTACCTTCTTGCTTTCTACGGTCGTGGCGATCGTGACTTTCTACTTGGTGGAACGCCCTGCGGCGCGTTGGAAGCGCTACCGTTAG
- a CDS encoding aminopeptidase P N-terminal domain-containing protein encodes MQAEYHQRRQRLMEKIGSGTAIFRSAPLAVMHNDVEYAFRQDSDFFYLTGFNEPEAIAVFAPHHEQHQFILFVQPKEPDKEVWTGIRAGVELAKEKYGADEAYSIHELDEKLPQYLQNADRIYYRFGRDRDFDLKILQYWQHLMRFYPRRGTGPIAIQDAGTVVHPMRLVKSPAEVEQMRKAAEISVKAHNVAREMAQPGRYEYEIQAEIEHIFRLNGANGFAYPSIVASGPNSCILHYIENSRQLEDGDVLLIDAGCSYGYYNADITRTFPVNGTFSDEQKAIYDIVLEAQKQAIAAVQPGNSYNEHHDRAVRVIVEGLLDLGLLVGEIDELIKEQKYKPFYMHRTGHWLGLDVHDVGVYQYGEDPHILEAGNVLTVEPGIYIGPDIKPAEGQPEIPDRWRGIGVRIEDDVLVTENGHEILTTGVPK; translated from the coding sequence ATGCAAGCAGAATATCACCAGCGCAGACAAAGATTGATGGAAAAAATCGGTTCCGGAACCGCCATTTTCCGCAGCGCCCCCCTCGCCGTCATGCACAACGATGTCGAGTATGCTTTTCGTCAAGATAGTGATTTTTTCTACTTGACTGGATTTAACGAACCGGAGGCGATCGCCGTTTTTGCGCCCCATCACGAACAACATCAGTTTATTTTATTCGTTCAACCGAAAGAACCGGATAAAGAAGTCTGGACCGGGATTCGTGCGGGGGTGGAATTGGCGAAAGAGAAATACGGCGCCGATGAAGCCTATTCCATTCATGAATTAGATGAAAAGTTGCCGCAATATTTGCAAAATGCCGATCGCATTTACTATCGATTCGGACGCGATCGTGACTTCGATTTAAAAATTCTGCAATATTGGCAACATTTGATGCGATTTTACCCCCGACGGGGTACCGGACCGATCGCCATTCAAGATGCGGGAACCGTCGTCCATCCCATGCGTTTAGTCAAAAGTCCCGCCGAAGTAGAGCAGATGCGCAAAGCGGCAGAAATTTCGGTAAAAGCGCACAACGTCGCCCGAGAAATGGCTCAACCGGGACGCTACGAATACGAAATTCAAGCCGAAATCGAGCATATTTTTCGCCTCAATGGCGCGAATGGGTTTGCCTATCCTTCGATTGTCGCTTCCGGTCCGAATAGCTGCATTCTACACTACATTGAAAATAGCCGCCAACTCGAAGACGGCGATGTTTTGTTGATCGATGCCGGATGTTCTTACGGCTATTATAATGCCGATATTACCCGAACTTTCCCAGTGAACGGTACGTTTAGTGACGAACAAAAAGCGATCTACGACATCGTTTTAGAGGCACAAAAACAGGCGATCGCCGCCGTCCAACCCGGCAACTCTTACAACGAACATCACGATCGCGCCGTCCGGGTCATCGTCGAAGGGTTGCTCGATCTCGGCTTATTAGTTGGCGAGATCGACGAACTGATTAAAGAACAGAAATATAAACCCTTTTACATGCACCGGACGGGTCATTGGTTGGGGCTTGACGTTCACGATGTCGGCGTTTACCAATATGGCGAAGACCCCCATATTTTAGAAGCTGGAAATGTGCTGACCGTCGAACCGGGAATTTATATCGGTCCGGACATTAAACCCGCCGAAGGACAACCGGAAATTCCCGATCGCTGGCGCGGAATTGGGGTGCGAATTGAAGACGATGTTTTAGTCACCGAAAACGGTCACGAAATCCTCACCACTGGCGTCCCGAAATAA
- a CDS encoding ABC transporter substrate-binding protein produces the protein MAIAFTHRQNNRKSRVGNAHLTQSISRFLTKFKKTYFGIIIILLCTLLLLNGCQSSSKITQNSIHLTLWHGINPPPNREGFQTLVDRFNQNNPNIEVEALYVGQADQQLPKLLTAIVGNTVPDLLWFSPMLTGQLVELGAIHPLETWLETNPHKADINPVMFETMELDGHLWSIPMATNNVGIFYRPSLFEAAGITEIPQTWDDLREVCRQLTRDENGDGEPDKYGMLLPLGKGEWTVFTWLPFLYSGGGDLVEKGEPNLVNDGAIAALELWQNLLKERIAMNSQPERGYENDPLLSGKVAMQLTGPWTLGYLQETGVDFDVFPIPEGKRRGTVLGGENLFLMKTGNTVTERAALEFLDYIMGEEFQIKWALDTGYLPINLKAQNSETYRQFVAENPVLQVFLEQMQWARSRPLVTGYPRISESLGRAIEATLLGKDPRKALQASQDRLEWILNLK, from the coding sequence ATGGCGATCGCATTCACCCACCGACAAAACAACAGAAAAAGTAGGGTGGGCAATGCCCACCTTACCCAGTCTATTTCACGATTTTTAACTAAATTTAAAAAAACATATTTTGGGATAATCATCATCCTCCTATGTACCCTTCTTTTACTAAATGGCTGCCAAAGTTCATCTAAAATCACTCAAAACTCTATTCATTTAACCCTATGGCATGGGATCAATCCACCCCCCAATCGAGAAGGTTTTCAAACATTAGTCGATCGCTTTAACCAAAACAATCCCAACATTGAAGTAGAAGCCCTTTATGTCGGTCAAGCCGACCAACAACTGCCAAAACTGCTAACAGCCATTGTTGGCAATACCGTTCCCGATTTATTATGGTTTTCCCCCATGTTAACGGGACAATTAGTAGAATTAGGCGCCATTCATCCCTTAGAAACATGGCTGGAAACAAATCCCCACAAAGCAGACATTAATCCCGTCATGTTCGAGACCATGGAACTCGACGGTCATTTATGGTCGATTCCCATGGCGACCAATAATGTAGGCATTTTTTACCGTCCCAGTTTGTTTGAAGCGGCGGGAATTACAGAAATTCCTCAAACGTGGGACGATTTGCGCGAAGTTTGTCGTCAATTAACCCGGGATGAAAATGGGGACGGAGAACCGGATAAATATGGGATGTTACTCCCTTTAGGAAAAGGGGAATGGACGGTGTTTACTTGGTTGCCTTTTCTCTACAGTGGTGGGGGCGATTTAGTCGAGAAGGGCGAACCAAATTTAGTTAATGATGGGGCGATCGCCGCCCTGGAATTATGGCAGAATTTGTTAAAAGAAAGAATAGCCATGAATTCCCAACCGGAACGCGGTTATGAGAACGATCCGTTACTGTCGGGAAAAGTGGCGATGCAGTTAACCGGACCGTGGACGTTAGGGTATTTACAAGAAACGGGGGTCGATTTTGATGTGTTTCCGATTCCGGAAGGGAAACGACGGGGGACAGTTTTAGGGGGCGAAAATTTATTTTTGATGAAGACTGGAAATACAGTGACTGAACGAGCCGCTTTAGAATTTTTAGACTATATAATGGGTGAAGAGTTTCAAATTAAGTGGGCATTAGATACGGGATATTTACCGATTAATTTAAAAGCTCAAAACAGCGAAACTTATCGTCAATTTGTCGCAGAAAATCCGGTTTTACAAGTGTTTTTAGAACAAATGCAGTGGGCGCGATCGCGTCCTTTGGTAACGGGATATCCGAGGATCTCTGAAAGTCTGGGACGGGCGATCGAAGCGACGTTATTGGGGAAAGATCCGAGAAAGGCGTTACAAGCTTCTCAAGACCGTTTGGAATGGATTTTAAACCTTAAGTAA
- the sfsA gene encoding DNA/RNA nuclease SfsA yields the protein MSDRLIYQYPNLTSGILLKRYKRFLADIELETGETITAHCANPGKMLGLAEPGYQVMVSRSDNPKRKLAYSLELVRVEDNEPTWVGVNTSLPNKIVKLALEAKAIPELSDYPEIKPEVVYGRDRKSRVDFLLSGNPDKPPIYLEVKNVTWADGKIARFPDTVTTRGQKHLQELVDTIADLGARSVNLFFINRSDCDTFGPGDAADPKYGKLLRETMAQGLEILPCRFQIDPDGIRYLGLAKLSL from the coding sequence ATGAGCGATCGTCTAATTTATCAATACCCCAATTTAACCTCTGGAATTCTGCTCAAACGTTACAAACGCTTTTTAGCCGATATCGAATTAGAAACTGGAGAAACAATTACCGCCCACTGTGCCAATCCCGGCAAAATGTTGGGGTTAGCCGAACCCGGTTATCAAGTCATGGTATCGCGCAGCGATAATCCCAAACGCAAATTAGCTTACAGTTTAGAATTAGTCCGCGTCGAAGATAACGAACCGACTTGGGTCGGAGTCAATACCAGTTTGCCCAATAAAATCGTTAAATTAGCCTTAGAAGCCAAAGCAATCCCCGAGTTAAGTGATTATCCAGAGATTAAACCCGAGGTCGTTTACGGGCGCGATCGCAAAAGTCGAGTCGATTTTTTGTTAAGCGGCAATCCGGACAAACCGCCGATTTATTTAGAAGTGAAAAATGTCACCTGGGCCGATGGAAAAATTGCCCGCTTTCCCGATACAGTCACGACCCGGGGACAGAAACATTTACAAGAATTAGTCGATACCATTGCCGATTTGGGCGCGCGATCGGTCAATTTATTTTTTATCAATCGTTCCGATTGTGACACCTTCGGCCCGGGAGATGCTGCCGATCCGAAATACGGAAAACTCCTGCGCGAAACAATGGCCCAAGGTTTAGAGATTTTACCCTGTCGTTTTCAGATCGATCCCGACGGCATTCGCTATCTAGGATTGGCCAAATTATCCCTGTAA
- the murJ gene encoding murein biosynthesis integral membrane protein MurJ has translation MSEQKKAKRSLAGIAGIVAVATLISKVFGLVRQQAIAAAFGVGPAFDAYNYAYVIPGFLLILLGGINGPFHSAIVSVLSKRKQEEAAPLVETITTLVGGLLLAVTILLVIFADPLVGLVAPGLNVTAAQAAAQGMTGDEFQTLQLTHEIAVRQFRIMAPMAVLAGLIGIGFGTLNAADQYWLPSISPLFSSVALIGGLGALAVYLGSDITLPKYALLGGMVLAWGTLAGAILQWLVQVVAQWRAGLGRLRLRFEFNRPGVGDVMKVMGPATLSSGMLQINVYTDLFFASYIPQAAAALGYAGLLVQTPLGIISNMLLVPLLPVFSRLADPQNWPELKGRIRQGLILTGLTMLPLGALTITLAVAIVRVVYERGAFDPAASEFVAPMLVAYGIGMFVYLGRDVLVRVFYALGDGETPFRVSIVNIFLNALFDFLMVNQFGAPGLVLATVAVNIISMVALLVLLDRKINGLPLWEWTGPIVLLTGASAIAGFVSFGVLRVCEHYLGTRGLLVQLVDLTVSGTVGLGVFALLAMQLKLPEIDIFVDRLRQRFLRRS, from the coding sequence GTGTCCGAACAGAAGAAAGCCAAACGGTCTCTCGCTGGCATTGCCGGGATTGTGGCAGTTGCCACCTTAATTAGTAAAGTTTTTGGATTAGTTCGCCAACAGGCGATCGCGGCGGCGTTCGGCGTCGGTCCGGCGTTCGACGCTTACAACTACGCTTACGTGATTCCGGGCTTTTTGCTGATTTTACTCGGCGGAATTAACGGTCCGTTTCACAGCGCGATCGTCAGCGTCCTCTCGAAGCGCAAACAAGAAGAAGCGGCCCCCCTCGTCGAAACCATCACCACCTTAGTCGGCGGGTTGCTGCTGGCGGTCACGATCCTCTTAGTCATTTTTGCGGACCCTCTCGTGGGATTGGTCGCCCCCGGACTGAACGTAACGGCGGCCCAGGCGGCGGCCCAAGGGATGACCGGGGACGAGTTTCAAACCTTGCAACTGACCCACGAAATTGCCGTGCGCCAATTCCGGATTATGGCGCCGATGGCAGTGTTGGCGGGGTTAATCGGGATCGGTTTTGGAACCTTGAATGCGGCGGACCAATATTGGTTGCCGTCGATCAGTCCCTTATTTTCTAGCGTGGCGCTGATTGGCGGCTTGGGGGCCCTGGCGGTCTATCTCGGTAGCGATATTACCTTGCCGAAATATGCCTTACTCGGCGGGATGGTTCTCGCGTGGGGGACGTTGGCGGGGGCGATTTTGCAATGGTTGGTGCAAGTGGTGGCCCAATGGCGGGCGGGATTGGGACGGTTGCGATTGCGCTTCGAGTTCAACCGTCCGGGAGTTGGCGACGTCATGAAGGTGATGGGTCCGGCGACCCTGTCTTCGGGAATGTTGCAAATTAACGTCTATACCGATTTGTTTTTCGCGTCTTATATTCCCCAAGCGGCGGCGGCGTTGGGATATGCGGGATTGCTGGTGCAAACGCCGTTAGGGATTATCTCGAATATGCTGTTAGTGCCGTTGTTGCCCGTGTTTTCGCGGTTGGCGGACCCGCAAAATTGGCCGGAGTTGAAAGGTCGCATCCGTCAGGGGTTGATTTTGACGGGATTGACGATGTTGCCGTTGGGGGCGCTGACGATTACTCTGGCAGTGGCGATCGTGCGGGTGGTTTACGAACGCGGGGCTTTCGATCCGGCGGCGTCGGAGTTTGTGGCGCCGATGCTGGTGGCTTACGGGATCGGGATGTTTGTTTATTTGGGTCGGGACGTGTTGGTGCGGGTCTTTTACGCCCTCGGGGATGGCGAAACGCCGTTTCGGGTGAGTATTGTCAATATTTTTCTCAATGCCTTGTTTGATTTTTTGATGGTCAACCAGTTCGGCGCGCCGGGTTTGGTGTTGGCGACGGTGGCGGTCAATATTATTTCGATGGTGGCGTTGTTGGTGTTGCTCGATCGCAAAATCAATGGGTTGCCGTTGTGGGAATGGACCGGGCCGATCGTGCTACTGACGGGGGCTAGCGCGATCGCCGGATTCGTGAGTTTCGGGGTTTTGCGGGTTTGCGAACATTATCTGGGCACTCGGGGATTGTTGGTGCAATTGGTCGATCTGACGGTTTCGGGAACGGTCGGACTCGGCGTTTTTGCTTTATTGGCAATGCAGTTAAAACTACCGGAGATCGATATTTTTGTCGATCGCCTGCGCCAGCGTTTCTTGAGGCGGTCTTAG